The window CAGTAACCATGTACTACATACAGATCATAGTGGTAACAATAAAAGTTTTGTTTTCTAAAGAACCAAATGTTATGAATTCAACAACAATTGCTTTTAATATCTGTTACGCAGAAGAATTTCAAGCATAAAATTTATAGGCAGGCAGCGTCTATCACACTCAATATATACCAAGAAAGTAGAATCCTAGGAGCATATAACAACACAACTAAATTATTTAATGAATATTCCACAAATATAATCAGAACTGAAGCAAACCATACCATGAACACATTGCAATAAACCGTATGTTATACTTTGGTTTGAAAATATTACTATATTGTTGAGGAATAGCTATCAGTTGCTACTGACATTTTaaatagaaaggaaaaaatagGACAAAAGAGCTACTTTATAGATAGGTCATATATGTCAGAAATAATGAATCCTTCAAACCTATTCATTGCAAAATCAATAATTTGGAGTTTCAACTGCCCCCAAATTCTGTTAGAAATCACTCGGGGGTGATTCTTGCCCACCCAAAACTGCTCAATTGATGAAGGGTAGAGATGACTGGTACATCCAATAATTGTGTAAAGATAAACAAATAAATACATAAGTTTTGTACAGAGTAAAAGAACAAACCGTAGCTTTTGCTAATTCAGAAGAGAACGACGTAAGATGAATTCACTAAATTTAATCACTTCAAAGAGAGCATTTAGTAGATATAGGTACCACATTCAGGCCTAAGGTGTTTTGCAGCGATAAGGGGAAGAGATGTCGACTGTATCAAGCCGCCGGAGTAAGCATTCGTCATGTCAATTTGAAAAAGATGTTGGATTCAAATTTCCATAAATTGCAGTCTACTAATCGTGTCACTCTTACAAAGATGTTCACatttaaaaaaatcaaagaaTTGAAAGGGAGTGAAGAATCGAACACCGGGCTACACTGCTTCAGGAGCGGAGAAGTGGCCtagatatatttttattttttgtgctcTGCCTCAGGGATAACCATGAATTTGTATCGTGAGGTAACAAAAAAATAGCAAAACCAATGTTGGCCgggaaaaggaagaagaagagacgGAGGGCAATTAACAAAAATAAAGACGTGACTTTTCATCtttgtaaaattataaacgtgACGGTTAGGTACTTTTTTCCCGCAGGTTAAAATGAAAAGCATGGTCAATTATTTGAAACAAAAGATAAATGAGAATGCTGCTCGATCAAAGTGCCACGTCAGACTTTTATGGCCCTGCattataataatatatagatttttGAATGTTTGGTGGTATTACATTGCTTTTGCATGAAAGTGTAACCATTTCATTAATGAACCAAAATAACttgtaataaaaaaaaaaattgtagtaGATAAATATCGTATAGTATCTTTGATTGGAAAGTGAAGAGCTGTTTGGTTTGGAATACCTCAATTAAGCATTGGAGAATCAGCCAACCATAATTTTCCTTCTTGTCTAGTTAAAGTTATAGCTAAAATTAATAAATCCATtcctttttctttgtttttttgggTGTTTATATTAGGTTTGACGAGCGAGTGAGAGAGCTGTTGGACTTCAGTATTTATTTGGACATCAGCAATGAGGTTAAGTTTGCTTGGAAGATTCAGGTAACTTCATGTTTGGAATCTTCAATTTCTGTGTAGAAATGGCGTGGGATAGCCATTTTTAACatggtatttagtttttatcAGTATTTTTATTgctgagcaaaaatagccactactctattaaaatttaATGCGAAAAGACATTTTTATCctttcttcatgagtgttgtgtaaatattaaagacatgacgtccttaatatttacactgcacatatgaagttaaggacatgatgtcctaaagtttaacggAAAGTGCAGATATAAGACACTTTGTCCTTAGTATTTACACACcattcataaagttaaggacaccatgtccttaatatttacacatcactctTGTCTAGCACAAGGATAATTTCGTCCGGGTGAGTAAATAATTATTAAGCACTGGCTAAAGAATAAATACATTTTAAACGGTGgctaaaaagtaaaaatatctctaattagtggctaacCGTGCACTTCCTCCAATTTCTGTTGTGACAAAATTTTGGGCTCATATAGGTATTTAAATTACCCCCCCCAAACACCCCACcccaccaaaaaaaaaattatctgcTGCTGGAAATTTGACCTTTCAATCGTTTCGTAATTTTTGAGAAATTCACATAATTCAATTACTTTAACATGTCAAAAAATAATtctataatttaataatttagtgaGTAAAGTTCAAGTTACTTTAATCCGacaataaatatttttgtaaCTTCGTTGTGATAGGGGCTAAAAATCAGTAACCATAcagtggcggacccaggattttgtgcaagcaggttcaatcttagaagtacataactttagttGTAAAATAGTAGTTATCAAGTagtttcaaataaaatatttatacaaaatttacgcaactttaatcctaatttatacatatacacaatattattttttgatgaagcgGGTTTAGTTGAACCCGCTTGTCATTACGTGCGTCCGCCACTGTAACCATATACAGGGTGGAGGTAGTGTAGTAGTTACGGGTCAGATGAATCCAATAGCTTTTGCTTAAACTCTGTATTTGTattagaaaattattaaatttataaaaatatttaattgtgaACCCAGTAACTAAAATGAGCTAAGATTCGGCAACAAGATTAGAAATCATAACCTTCAAATTCTGACTCCGCCTCCAAGTACGTGAAATGATTTGTTTGATTTGTTAGCTTGTTGAGGgaaggtttaggtttagggtcaACAAGAATACATgcttcaaaaaataaataaaagaggtAATCTCCCTTTGATCTAATTGTTTCTTGTAAATTAATGCAGAGGGATATGGCTGAAAGAGGACACAGTCTTGAAAGCATTAAGGCTAGTATTGAAGCAAGAAAGCCAGATTTTGATGCTTACATTGGTATATCATAATTTCCCTTAaaattgaattttaaatttaCCTATTTGGTGAATGAAGATTAATACATGCTCTCTCCGATCCACTTTAATTGATATTTTAGctgttttcacacatattaaagaattcaccttttaatattaattaacaataacGTTAACCATATTAACTTTAGTTTGTTCATTGGAAATATAATAGATACAATTATTTTAAGGACAACTTaagaaaaaagaagttaattctTTTTTGATATATGAAAAATTCGAATATTGTAGACTACAAGAAAAAGCTAAAAAGTCAATTAAAGTGGATCGGAGGGAGTAATACGTAGTAAATTAAAGGGTAATTAATTTTTTGTTATATTTGTTATGCAGATCCACAAAAGCAATATGCAGATGCAGTTATTGAAGTACTCCCAACTCAGTTAATTCCTGATGATAATGAAGGCAAAGTTTTGAGAGTTAGACTGATAATGAAAGAAGGAGTGAAGTATTTTAATCCAGTTTATTTATTTGATGAAGGCTCTACTATTTCATGGATTCCATGTGGTAGGAAATTGACTTGTTCTTACCCTGGCATCAAGTTTTCCTATGGTCCTGATACCTACTTTGGCAATGAGGTATGTTGCTCTATCTAGCTCCCTTTTGTGTTGCTCGGATCCTCAAAAATTATTGTCGGCTGTGTGTTGAGTCTTCCAAATATGATGCATTATTGGAGAATTCGACTCGACATGGGTGGGTGGCATTTTTAAAGGATTCAAGCCATATACCTCCCAATGCTTGATTATAATGTATAATATCaagaagacaaaaaaaaaatgcAACAAGGTTTGAGTTTTGCTTGAAAGATTAATGATTCACTTAATATGTCTAGATCATCAAAAGGGGTTAGTTTCATGTATAGTCACTGAATTTATTCACTATAACAATAAAGTCGTAAAATTTTCTTGTCACATTAAAGTAACTAAACGTTTTTACTATATTATTAAGGTCGCTAAACTTTACTCGTTGtaacaataaaatcacaactattATTTTCACATTAAAGTAACTTAATGTTACCTACTATAACAATAAATTTACCCACTATAACGGTAAAACCTCATCAAGATGACTTTACATGAATCGAACCCTCAATTAGGTGAAAGTTCGGGTTAGTGAGTAAAATTCAGTTActttaatataataaaaaaattgtGACTTTTACCAGCGATCATATGTGAAATTAGACAACGACTCAAGGCTTGTTTTTTGTCACCCCTCAATCATATAATATGGTTCTTCAAAGACAACTAGAATGTTACCTTTCTGTAAACCTGAAAATTGTCTGTTTCATTACTCAGTACATGTTCTCACTGTCTGTTTTTTGTTGTTAAATAGGTATCTGTCTTGGAAATGGATGGCCAATTTGACAGACTAGATGAACTCATCTATGTCGAAAGCCATTTGAGCAGTCTCTCCACCAAATTCTATGGTGAAGTTACTCAACAAATGTTGAAACATGCTGATTTCCCTGGCAGCAACAATGGAACAGGTTTTTTCCAGACAATCGTCGGATTAAAGATCAGAGACCTTTACGAGCAAATCGTTGCTAGCAAAGCTGCAGCACCAGTAGCTGCAAAGGCCTAAAATTCGTCGACAAGTATTCACAACTaggcatcaaaatatcatcaatttaTCCCTTGGTTCTTCCCAAAACTTTACTTCAACTACTTTTcccatctttcatgttttcatTTTTCATGGTTAGATGATTTCTTATGAATGAGAAAATGGGACATTATGTATTTGTTTCTAGTTGGAACTATGTTGAGATACTGTACAATAGATAAGCAAAAGGAGAGATGTAATGAAGCTGTAATGAAGCATAAGTAAGTCACTTGATCGCGATGTACTGCTGATATGCTATTAAAGCATCCATTTCTTTCATCTGATGATAATGTTGTTGTTCGTGAGCAAACAAGGATAAAGGAACTCAACCCGCTTTTGTTTATAGAAATTGCAGGAAAAAATGATCCATTAATTGATGATTTTTGCAGTAGTACAAAGCTGAAACCAATGAAGCTGTTGAATTGCAGATCCAACAAGAGAAGAAAGCTACTAGAAGGATGCTAATTATCAATTTTGATTAGAATGATTATACAAATGTAAAGAACTACGTTCGGGCTTGATCCCCATAGGAGATTAGTTGGGGTACGTAGGCAACCTGTGAAAAAAAGAGAGATCAGGTGCAGCCCCTTGTATTAAACAAAAACAATTTTGTGTTTATATTTTCTGTAATATTGAACAATCTGTACAAAAAGGAAGCTTTTTGCATGAAATTTTTGCTAACAGTGAGTACATTTTTATTTCAACATATCTTGCAGATTTATATATATGTGGTATTCTTCTTTCTTAGATCATGATATATAGAATCAATCAGTTAACTAGAAAGAGAGGCTCTTTAAACAGTGACTACATTATGTTTTAATGTATGCAGAGTTATGTTATGTTTCCCAATTTGACAAGCACTATAGGtttttctttcccaaatctcTTAGGATAATGAGTTTTCTTAAACCTATAAGGATTATGAGTTTCCTAAAAATACAAggaaataattcaagccacaaaaTAACATTATCCAAATAATGTCGGATTTGATCGGGTTTTTTAAGTTTGGTTTTGGACTAGTCATTTGGATATTTTAGATTTTCGATTTTAAGCCTACAAGTTGAGATGTTTATTATTTTTACAAAAATGGTTATCCAAATGAAGTATTCAAGtattgaaatcatcatcaagaaAATGTAACAGAGATATTAATAAGTCCAATAAGAAGTAGTAACAGTAAGATCATGTCCTTCCTTTTACAAAAAGTCGTCCAACGTACCTAACAACAAAAAGGAAATTAAAGAGAGACCAAAAAATACTCCTACAAATCCATAAGGACTGAAAGTATGCTTCTACattagttgatcaaataaatcggCGAACTTACCTGAATTATCATCATTAGAGTTTTCAAGTACCTCAATTATCAGGGGTTAAATTGGATAAGAATAACCTGATTATAGTATGCTCTATTGAAGGCTAGAGTTTGCTAAGAATCTTGTAACCACAAAAGCTGTTGGTGGCACATGGAGCCTATTCGATATCAAAGAATAGCTCTGATAGAATATATATCCAATGGAAAAAGATGTATCTTCCCATCAAAACAGTGAAACGTGTAGAGGACACTCGACATAAGTAAAGTccatttcttctttcattcatatGTTTCTAATAAATAGCATTAGAAGACGAATCTCCACTAAATCATCAAAGATTTACAATTGTCTTTCCAATTCTTTCTTCCTCCAGGATATCGACAAAAGCTGAAAGAACTATACTTGTTTGCAAGAAATACTCTGCAATTTGTGAAAAGCAACAAACGTGATTAAAGGACAATTTATATCACCCTCATCTATTTGGAACACTAatggagaaaaaaaaaatattagtcACGTCAAATTGTGATCTGGCTTTTTAAACACATTAGATCATACATATTGCTTTAACAAAGTTCCAACTTGTGTCTCAGTGCAATAAACTCAATAACAAAAGTGAAACTAAAGAAAACGAATCATATAGTTATCGattaatattataaaattatagtAATATAAGCCAAGAAATATAGATAAAATTTTTCTTCTATCAAGTTGTATTCAAGTCTATCTTATTGATGTCTTTTGTAGAATTAGAAATACCGTATATATAGTGTATAATTTACTTGAGAGTTACAGGATATTAAATGAATGTAATAAACATATTCGTGTATATCTAAAATGGTTCATGGATGAGTTGTTGGACATTCACAAATTCAATGTATTCATaacagataatgtgcctcgttaaaaccttattaggaaaacccagtgggaaaaagcctagtgaaggaaaaagagtacacatatcttgtaatacgcattgagtgttgcctcattaaaaaccttatcaggaaaacccaattgggacaaaatcatggttaaggaaaaaagagtacaacgtgtattatactccccctgatgaaagctTTATTTGCTATCTCGGAGACGACGCATTCCAATCTTATGTCTCAGCTTCTCAAATGTTGATGTTGGCAATgccttagtgaataaatctgctagattgtcacttgaacggatttgttgaacatctatctcaccattttgctgaagatcgtgtgtgaaaaagaactttggtgaaatgtgctttgttctgtCTCCTTTGATATATCCTCCTTTAAGTTGAGCTATGCAAGcaacattgtcttcatacaatatCGTTGGAATCTTCGTTTTTAAATAAAGACCACACAATTGTTGAATATGTTGagtcattgatctcaaccatacacattctcgactagcTTCATGAATAGTTATTATCACTGCATGATTGGAAGATGTAGCAGCTAAAGTTTGTTTTGTTGAACACCATGGAATAGCTGTACCCCCATAAGTAAAtagatagcctgtttgagatcggaCTTTATGTGGGTCAGACAAATagcctgcatctgcataaccaatcaaCTGTGAATCAGATTCATAagaataaaataatcccatatcaatAGTCCCTCGGAGGTATCTAAAAACATGCTTAACCCCATTCGAGTGTTTTATTGTTGGAAAGGAACTAAATCTTGCTAATAAACTTACTGCAAAAGTTATATCTGGGCGAGTATTATTTACAAGATACATTACtgccccaattgcactaagaaattgagtttcatcaccaagaagctctccatcattttcatgaggtcgaaatggatctttatttatatcaagtgatctcacaaccatcggggtactcaatggatgtgctttatccatataaaaacgCTTTAGGATCTTTTTGGTAtaagttgattgatggacaaaaattacatctttcatatg is drawn from Nicotiana tomentosiformis chromosome 12, ASM39032v3, whole genome shotgun sequence and contains these coding sequences:
- the LOC104102899 gene encoding phosphoribulokinase, chloroplastic-like, coding for MAVSTVYKIQSLNSTCSISTSTKTNLGFHQKQVIFYTTSTKKYSTRKFNTFITCSSADETKTVVIGLAADSGCGKSTFMRRLTSVFGGAAEPPKGGNPDSNTLISDMTTVICLDDYHSLDRTGRKERGVTALDPKANDFDLMYEQVKALKSGIAVEKPIYNHVSGLLDPPELIKPPKILVIEGLHPMFDERVRELLDFSIYLDISNEVKFAWKIQRDMAERGHSLESIKASIEARKPDFDAYIDPQKQYADAVIEVLPTQLIPDDNEGKVLRVRLIMKEGVKYFNPVYLFDEGSTISWIPCGRKLTCSYPGIKFSYGPDTYFGNEVSVLEMDGQFDRLDELIYVESHLSSLSTKFYGEVTQQMLKHADFPGSNNGTGFFQTIVGLKIRDLYEQIVASKAAAPVAAKA